The following coding sequences lie in one Prevotella sp. oral taxon 299 str. F0039 genomic window:
- a CDS encoding YifB family Mg chelatase-like AAA ATPase, with protein sequence MLVKTYCAAVNGLNVTTVTIEVSLVNGVLYHFTGLGDEAVREGRDRIAAALQYNGYKFPHADITVNMAPADLRKEGSSFDLPLALAILAANGDIVSDFLSQYMFVGELSLDGSLQPIKGALPIAIRARAEKFKGLIVPKANVREAAVVNNLDVYGMESIKDVIDFLTQRNTSFQPTIIDTRKEFYEHQYNFDLDFEDVRGQDNVKRAMEVAAAGGHNLIMIGPPGSGKSMMAKRLPSILPPLSLAESLETTQIHSIAGKLGKNMSLISQRPFRAPHHTISQVALVGGGASPQPGEISLAHNGLLFADELPEFNKSTLEVLRQPLEDRKITISRAKYTLEFPCSFMFVASMNPCPCGYYGDPTHHCVCMPGQIARYMSKISGPLLDRIDIQVEIIPVPFKDISKAKPGESSAVIRERVIKARAIQEERYKDVKGIHCNAQMTDRMIHQYAEPNQAGIDLLKTAMERLSLSARAYNRILKVARTIADLAGSEQVLEQHLYEAIGYRNLDRGDWSERGAR encoded by the coding sequence ATGCTAGTAAAAACCTATTGTGCCGCCGTTAATGGCTTAAATGTAACCACCGTAACCATAGAAGTAAGTCTAGTAAATGGTGTTCTGTATCATTTCACAGGTTTAGGTGATGAAGCAGTGCGAGAAGGTCGTGATCGAATAGCAGCCGCTTTGCAATATAATGGATACAAATTCCCCCATGCCGACATCACCGTAAACATGGCACCAGCTGATTTACGCAAAGAAGGTAGCTCGTTTGATTTACCTTTAGCTCTTGCCATTCTTGCCGCAAATGGCGACATTGTTTCCGATTTTCTATCACAATATATGTTTGTTGGCGAGCTAAGTCTCGACGGTTCGTTGCAACCCATTAAGGGAGCGTTACCCATAGCCATACGGGCTAGGGCGGAAAAGTTCAAAGGTTTGATTGTTCCTAAAGCCAATGTGAGAGAAGCCGCCGTGGTAAACAACCTTGATGTTTATGGAATGGAGAGTATAAAAGACGTAATAGACTTTCTAACACAGCGAAACACCAGCTTTCAACCCACCATTATCGACACTCGAAAAGAGTTTTACGAACATCAATACAATTTCGATTTAGACTTTGAAGATGTGAGAGGTCAAGACAATGTAAAGCGTGCAATGGAAGTAGCAGCTGCAGGCGGGCATAACTTAATCATGATAGGTCCGCCAGGAAGTGGTAAGAGTATGATGGCGAAACGCCTGCCTTCCATTCTTCCCCCTTTGTCGCTTGCTGAGAGTTTAGAAACCACACAGATCCATAGTATAGCAGGAAAGCTGGGTAAAAACATGTCGCTTATTTCGCAACGACCTTTTCGTGCGCCCCATCACACCATCTCACAGGTGGCACTTGTAGGCGGAGGAGCCTCTCCACAGCCTGGAGAAATATCGCTTGCGCATAATGGTTTGTTGTTTGCCGACGAGCTACCCGAGTTCAATAAATCTACCCTTGAAGTACTTCGTCAGCCTTTAGAAGATCGAAAGATCACTATTTCTCGAGCCAAATACACCCTCGAATTTCCTTGTTCGTTTATGTTTGTGGCATCGATGAACCCCTGTCCGTGCGGTTATTATGGCGATCCAACTCATCATTGCGTGTGTATGCCAGGTCAGATAGCCCGTTATATGAGTAAAATTAGCGGTCCACTTCTCGACCGAATAGACATTCAAGTAGAAATAATACCAGTGCCTTTCAAAGATATTTCGAAGGCAAAACCAGGCGAGAGCAGTGCCGTTATTCGAGAAAGAGTTATCAAAGCACGTGCAATACAAGAAGAAAGATATAAGGATGTGAAAGGAATTCATTGTAATGCACAGATGACCGATCGAATGATTCATCAGTATGCCGAGCCCAATCAAGCAGGAATTGACCTACTTAAAACCGCTATGGAGCGACTAAGTTTATCGGCACGAGCCTATAACCGCATATTAAAAGTAGCACGAACCATTGCTGATTTAGCAGGAAGTGAGCAGGTGTTAGAACAACATTTATACGAAGCTATAGGTTATCGAAACCTAGATAGAGGCGATTGGTCGGAGCGTGGAGCACGCTAG
- a CDS encoding TonB-dependent receptor → MKQSNLISPRRMWMMLLFAMMSVATWAQTHLVKGVVKDTSGEPLIGVTVREVGAKANSITDIDGNYSIQCASSATLQFDYIGYESQKVGVGGRSVVDVTLHSSAQKLNEVVVVGFGSQKKANLTGAVSTVTSKDLTARPINNVKDALQGMVPGMNFTTGSNGGALNSNKGFNIRGTGTIGAGSNLTPLVLIDGMEGDLNTLNPQDIENISVLKDAAASSIYGSRAAGGVVLVTTRGGKEGKFTVNYNNSLRFNSLLNVPDMLDSYTWALYMNDASINSGAGVWFSEQKLAELKEAQTNGSVAKLFRNNANKWEIWNDNDKLPLGNTNWMKEFFGTSFSQEHNVSLTGGSDRLKYYFSANYLGQDGILRYGKEARNRYNLTAKVDANIAKWLNFSYSTRFARVDYTAPYTLSEGNGLFYHQVVRRWPIIPVKDPNGHYIEATYINQMLNGGVNESQEDQLAQQLAFVVTPIKDWNIHLEFNYRANNNFNHQDAQTVYGYDADDKPYVIDHAVSSVYEYAYKSNYFNPNFYTDYTRAFGGHNMKVMLGYQSEWLHQRSFTANQKNMISGIPTLNTTTSDPSVTGGPATWSTAGFFGRLNYDFKGRYLFEANLRYDGSSRFTREKRWNLFPSFSFGWNIAQESFWASMQKHVNTLKLRASWGQLGNQNTDNWYPFYQTIPYKTKNGNWLVNGQKTNVAEDPALISALLTWEKNRTWEIGLDWGALNNRLTGSFDYFQRKTFDMVGPAPELPDVLGAAVPKVNNLDMTSKGWELQVSWRDRIADFRYGVTLNLSDNFVTIDKYPNPSKTIGTHYAGSRLGDIWGYTTVGIAKTQEEMDAHLAKANQSAIGSNWSAGDIMYADLDGDRKVNGGEGTADKPGDKRIIGNSTPRYNFGLNLDAAWKGFDLKIFFQGTLKRDYDAQGPMFWGALGQGKWQGLGFKEHLDYFRAEANHPLGQNLDSYYPRLSWNGGRNTQTQTRYLQSAAYCRLKNITLGYTLPAALTKRIALQNVRVFVSAENILTFTNFVKTADPELAGVGFGSDGNQIGKTYPLTKTFSMGLSVTF, encoded by the coding sequence ATGAAACAAAGCAATTTAATTAGTCCACGGCGAATGTGGATGATGCTTCTATTTGCGATGATGTCTGTTGCCACCTGGGCACAAACTCATTTAGTAAAAGGTGTCGTTAAAGACACTAGTGGCGAACCTTTAATTGGTGTAACCGTTAGAGAAGTAGGCGCAAAGGCAAATAGTATTACCGATATTGACGGTAACTATAGCATTCAATGTGCTTCGAGCGCAACATTACAGTTCGATTACATCGGCTATGAATCACAAAAAGTGGGCGTAGGGGGACGCAGTGTTGTAGACGTAACACTTCATTCTTCTGCTCAAAAACTAAACGAAGTGGTTGTTGTAGGTTTTGGTTCTCAAAAGAAAGCAAACCTTACTGGAGCCGTTTCTACCGTGACATCTAAAGATCTTACTGCACGTCCTATTAATAATGTAAAGGACGCTTTGCAAGGTATGGTGCCTGGTATGAACTTCACAACAGGTTCTAATGGTGGAGCTTTGAATTCAAATAAAGGCTTCAACATTCGTGGTACAGGTACTATTGGTGCAGGTTCTAACCTTACACCACTAGTGTTAATCGACGGAATGGAGGGCGATTTGAACACTCTTAACCCACAAGATATCGAGAATATCTCTGTATTAAAAGATGCAGCTGCATCTTCTATCTATGGTTCTAGAGCTGCAGGTGGTGTTGTGTTGGTAACAACAAGAGGTGGTAAAGAAGGTAAGTTCACAGTGAACTATAACAACTCTTTACGCTTTAATAGCTTGCTAAATGTTCCCGATATGCTCGACTCTTACACATGGGCATTATATATGAACGATGCATCTATTAACTCAGGTGCTGGTGTTTGGTTCTCAGAACAAAAGCTTGCCGAGCTTAAAGAGGCTCAAACTAATGGCTCAGTGGCTAAACTGTTCCGCAATAATGCGAATAAATGGGAAATCTGGAATGATAACGATAAATTACCTTTGGGTAATACTAACTGGATGAAAGAATTCTTTGGAACATCATTCTCACAAGAACATAACGTTAGTTTAACAGGTGGTAGCGATCGTTTGAAATACTATTTCTCTGCTAACTACCTTGGACAAGATGGTATATTGCGCTATGGTAAAGAAGCTCGTAACCGCTATAACCTCACAGCTAAAGTTGATGCAAATATTGCAAAATGGCTTAACTTCTCATATAGCACACGTTTTGCACGTGTAGATTACACTGCACCTTACACTCTTAGTGAAGGTAATGGTTTGTTCTATCACCAAGTAGTGCGTCGTTGGCCTATCATTCCTGTTAAGGATCCTAACGGACATTATATTGAAGCTACTTACATTAATCAAATGTTAAATGGTGGTGTTAACGAATCACAAGAAGACCAATTAGCACAACAGCTTGCGTTTGTTGTTACTCCTATTAAGGATTGGAACATTCACTTAGAATTCAACTATCGTGCAAATAACAACTTCAATCATCAAGATGCACAAACAGTTTATGGCTATGATGCAGATGACAAACCTTATGTTATAGATCATGCTGTATCTAGCGTTTACGAATATGCATACAAGAGCAACTATTTCAACCCTAACTTCTATACAGATTATACTCGTGCATTTGGCGGTCATAACATGAAAGTGATGTTGGGTTATCAAAGCGAATGGTTGCACCAACGCTCATTCACAGCTAACCAAAAGAACATGATTAGCGGTATTCCTACACTTAACACAACAACAAGCGACCCAAGTGTAACTGGAGGTCCTGCTACTTGGAGTACAGCAGGTTTCTTCGGACGTCTTAACTACGACTTTAAAGGACGCTACTTGTTCGAAGCTAACTTGAGATACGATGGTAGTTCACGTTTCACTCGTGAAAAGAGATGGAACCTATTCCCATCATTCTCATTCGGTTGGAACATCGCTCAAGAAAGCTTCTGGGCTTCAATGCAAAAGCATGTAAACACTCTAAAACTTCGTGCTTCATGGGGACAATTGGGTAACCAAAATACAGATAACTGGTATCCATTCTACCAAACCATTCCTTATAAGACTAAGAATGGTAACTGGTTGGTTAACGGACAAAAGACAAACGTAGCTGAAGACCCAGCTCTTATCTCTGCTCTTCTAACATGGGAAAAGAACAGAACATGGGAAATTGGTTTGGATTGGGGTGCATTGAACAACCGCTTAACAGGTTCATTCGATTACTTCCAACGTAAAACATTCGACATGGTAGGTCCTGCTCCTGAGCTTCCAGATGTATTAGGTGCTGCTGTTCCAAAGGTAAACAACCTCGATATGACATCTAAAGGTTGGGAACTTCAAGTGTCATGGCGTGATAGAATTGCAGATTTCCGCTATGGTGTTACATTGAACTTGTCAGACAACTTCGTTACAATCGATAAGTATCCTAACCCATCAAAGACAATCGGAACACACTATGCAGGTTCTCGTTTAGGCGATATTTGGGGTTATACAACTGTTGGTATTGCAAAAACTCAAGAAGAAATGGATGCTCACTTAGCTAAAGCTAACCAAAGTGCAATCGGTAGTAACTGGTCTGCTGGTGATATTATGTATGCCGACTTAGATGGCGATCGCAAAGTAAATGGTGGTGAAGGAACAGCTGATAAACCAGGTGATAAACGTATCATTGGTAACTCAACTCCACGCTATAACTTTGGTTTGAATCTCGATGCAGCTTGGAAAGGCTTCGACTTAAAGATCTTCTTCCAAGGTACTTTGAAGAGAGATTACGATGCTCAAGGTCCAATGTTCTGGGGTGCTTTAGGACAAGGAAAATGGCAAGGACTTGGATTTAAGGAACACTTAGATTACTTCCGTGCAGAAGCTAACCACCCATTAGGACAAAATCTTGATAGCTACTATCCAAGATTGTCATGGAATGGTGGACGTAATACACAAACACAAACTCGTTATTTGCAGAGTGCAGCATACTGCAGATTGAAGAATATCACATTAGGTTATACTCTACCTGCTGCTCTTACAAAGAGAATTGCATTGCAAAACGTTCGTGTATTCGTATCTGCAGAGAATATTCTAACCTTCACTAACTTCGTGAAGACAGCTGACCCTGAACTTGCTGGAGTTGGATTTGGATCTGATGGCAATCAAATAGGTAAAACTTATCCATTGACAAAAACATTCTCAATGGGTCTAAGTGTAACATTCTAA
- a CDS encoding RagB/SusD family nutrient uptake outer membrane protein, with protein sequence MKLKYISSILFAGLTLTTLTTFTSCNDFLDREPEDKVTPEKFFQSESDLADYAIKYYSFSTLNPGSYGMGTFAADNATDNQAGVDYSNFWVPGDWQVAAKAGDEWKFEQIHHCNYFFEKVLPKYQAGTLKGNPDNIKHYIGEVYFLRAKAYFDKLSTIGDCPIIKEVLADDRKVLLDNSKRQPQHKVARFILEDLDKAIELLKEDAPGGRNRISKNVAYLFRSRVALYEGTWLKYHKGTALVPGGNGWPGDAADVAGFNIDTEIDYFLGEAMTSAQVVADKVVDKLANNTDVRDGQDATLKSANPYFTMFSMPDLASYPEVLMWRQYNLEQGVTHNIQMQLGRNGGGTGYTRGYVNSFLMRNGLPIYDANSGYDSNWEAQGVKATLQNRDSRIQLFCKQDGDAIAYTNGAVARTFEMSWLAKGNNETRIVTGFAVKKGLNYDSKQQDDHHMGVSASVVFRGAEALLNYMEASYEKNHTIVAKAEKYWKALRTRAKVDADFNKTIAATVMAEEAKNDFGAYSHGALVDKTLYNIRRERRDEFIAEGMRLNDLRRWRALDQVNGYQIEGMRYWGSIYDGKLLDKDNQNLVIVNVEQGKGNMSDKNISGVYVRPYQLSKVNNSVFNGYHFTEAHYLTPLAQSVFRKSSTSDNNDIEKSVVYQNPGWPKVAGQGPIGVK encoded by the coding sequence ATGAAATTAAAATATATTAGCAGTATCCTTTTTGCAGGATTAACGCTCACCACACTCACTACATTTACATCATGTAATGACTTTTTAGATAGAGAGCCTGAAGATAAGGTTACACCTGAAAAGTTCTTCCAATCTGAAAGCGATTTGGCAGACTATGCAATAAAGTACTATAGCTTCTCAACTCTTAACCCTGGTTCTTATGGTATGGGTACTTTTGCAGCTGATAATGCAACTGATAACCAAGCAGGAGTTGACTATTCTAACTTCTGGGTGCCTGGAGATTGGCAAGTTGCAGCAAAGGCTGGTGATGAATGGAAATTCGAACAAATACACCATTGCAACTATTTCTTTGAGAAAGTGTTGCCAAAATATCAAGCAGGAACACTAAAAGGTAATCCTGATAACATTAAGCACTACATCGGAGAAGTATACTTCTTGCGTGCTAAAGCTTATTTCGACAAACTTTCAACTATTGGAGATTGTCCTATTATTAAAGAGGTTTTAGCTGACGATAGAAAGGTATTGCTCGACAATTCTAAGCGTCAACCACAACACAAAGTGGCTCGTTTTATCTTAGAAGACCTCGATAAAGCGATCGAACTTTTGAAAGAAGATGCACCTGGAGGACGTAACAGAATAAGCAAAAATGTAGCTTATTTATTCCGTTCTCGTGTAGCTCTTTACGAAGGAACATGGCTTAAATACCACAAAGGAACAGCCCTTGTTCCTGGTGGAAATGGTTGGCCTGGAGATGCAGCAGACGTTGCTGGCTTCAATATTGACACAGAAATCGATTACTTCTTAGGTGAAGCTATGACCTCTGCACAAGTAGTTGCAGACAAAGTTGTAGACAAGTTAGCTAATAATACTGACGTTCGTGATGGTCAAGATGCAACCTTGAAGAGTGCAAACCCATACTTTACAATGTTCAGTATGCCTGATTTAGCAAGTTATCCTGAAGTGCTTATGTGGCGTCAATATAACCTAGAACAAGGCGTAACTCATAACATTCAAATGCAATTAGGACGTAATGGTGGTGGTACAGGTTACACCCGTGGCTATGTCAACTCATTCCTAATGCGTAATGGTTTGCCTATCTACGATGCAAATTCTGGCTATGATAGTAACTGGGAAGCACAAGGTGTGAAGGCTACTTTACAAAATCGTGACTCTCGTATCCAACTATTCTGTAAGCAAGATGGTGATGCTATCGCTTATACAAATGGTGCTGTTGCTAGAACATTTGAGATGTCTTGGTTGGCAAAGGGTAATAACGAAACACGTATTGTTACAGGTTTTGCAGTGAAGAAAGGTTTGAACTATGATTCAAAACAACAAGATGATCACCACATGGGTGTATCTGCTAGTGTTGTATTCCGTGGTGCAGAAGCTCTTCTTAACTACATGGAAGCATCGTATGAAAAGAACCATACTATCGTTGCTAAAGCCGAAAAGTATTGGAAAGCTCTACGTACTCGTGCTAAGGTGGATGCAGATTTCAACAAAACAATTGCTGCAACAGTGATGGCAGAAGAAGCTAAGAATGACTTCGGAGCATACTCTCATGGTGCATTAGTTGACAAAACACTTTACAATATACGTCGTGAACGTCGTGATGAGTTCATTGCAGAAGGTATGCGTCTAAATGACTTACGTCGTTGGAGAGCTCTAGATCAAGTGAATGGATACCAAATTGAGGGTATGAGATACTGGGGTTCAATCTACGATGGCAAGCTACTTGACAAAGATAATCAAAACCTTGTGATTGTAAATGTTGAACAAGGTAAGGGTAATATGTCTGATAAGAATATCAGTGGAGTATATGTTCGTCCTTATCAATTGAGCAAGGTTAACAACTCAGTGTTCAATGGTTATCATTTCACAGAGGCTCACTATCTAACTCCTCTTGCACAAAGTGTATTCCGTAAGTCATCTACTTCTGATAATAATGATATCGAGAAGTCTGTTGTTTACCAAAACCCAGGATGGCCAAAAGTTGCAGGACAAGGTCCAATTGGAGTAAAATAA
- a CDS encoding right-handed parallel beta-helix repeat-containing protein yields the protein MKKYYLSLFLICFLSASSLFASQKDTIFVADYGVKPDTYENQTERLKTAIADCKQSKSKVLVFEKGRYDLWTEGATYRDFFITNTSSETECPSKVKTIGMFFEDMEGLTIEGNNATLMFHGKVTMLAFAHCKKMTLQNIHIDFERPGGSELTFTQINEKGAVAKFHPDSRYAINNGKITLYGEGWRTNIPHCIEYNPTTEHFYYSHAWKALSKAKATELAPHVVLFESVDTALCKLNHTLTIRDIIRDQVGMLIYESEDICFKNVGVHYMHGLGIVSQFSKNIEMNHVYCMPRENSRRLLASSADFMHFSGCSGKVKVVNCKFAGAQDDCINVHGTNLRIMEKVNDHTLKLRFMHPQTYGFNAFFEGDTVAFVRPSTMQRYAQAVIKTAKLLSNRIVEVTLTTPIQHDIELQSDCLENMTCTPEVEIRNCYFTRTSTRGILVTTPRRAIISENVFYKTGMSAILIEGDAAGWYESGPVKDVLIENNTFTDCANNNNNHAVIELNPSNTDINEKRPVHQNVRIINNRFTSYGQTILSAKSTSNLVFRNNEMTMYRKSSDTSSKWFSLNGCSKVKFKANQLLVRKPIEYSCRLQ from the coding sequence ATGAAGAAATATTACTTATCGCTTTTTTTGATATGCTTTTTATCGGCTTCTTCACTATTTGCCTCTCAAAAAGACACTATTTTTGTGGCTGACTATGGTGTGAAACCCGACACTTACGAGAACCAAACAGAACGTTTGAAGACTGCCATTGCCGATTGTAAACAATCTAAGTCTAAGGTATTGGTGTTTGAAAAGGGTCGCTACGACTTGTGGACTGAAGGCGCAACCTACCGAGATTTCTTTATTACCAACACTTCTTCAGAAACTGAATGCCCATCGAAAGTGAAAACAATTGGTATGTTTTTCGAAGATATGGAGGGCTTAACCATTGAGGGAAACAATGCAACTCTGATGTTTCATGGAAAAGTTACGATGCTTGCATTTGCTCATTGCAAGAAAATGACATTGCAAAACATTCACATCGACTTTGAAAGACCTGGCGGATCTGAGCTTACTTTCACTCAAATCAACGAGAAAGGAGCTGTCGCTAAGTTTCATCCTGACTCACGATATGCCATCAACAATGGTAAAATAACGCTCTATGGAGAGGGTTGGCGTACCAATATTCCACATTGCATCGAATACAATCCCACAACAGAACATTTTTATTATAGCCATGCTTGGAAAGCTCTTTCAAAGGCTAAAGCCACTGAATTGGCTCCACATGTGGTGCTTTTTGAATCTGTCGACACTGCTCTATGTAAGTTGAACCACACTTTAACGATTAGAGATATTATTCGTGACCAAGTGGGAATGTTGATTTATGAAAGCGAAGACATTTGCTTTAAGAACGTTGGAGTGCACTATATGCATGGATTGGGCATCGTTAGTCAGTTCTCTAAGAATATTGAAATGAACCATGTGTATTGCATGCCTCGTGAAAATAGCCGTAGATTGCTGGCTTCTTCTGCCGACTTTATGCACTTTTCGGGTTGCTCTGGTAAGGTGAAGGTGGTGAATTGTAAGTTTGCTGGCGCACAAGATGATTGCATTAATGTGCACGGAACGAACTTACGCATTATGGAAAAGGTGAATGACCATACCCTTAAACTGCGTTTTATGCACCCTCAAACCTATGGTTTTAATGCCTTTTTCGAGGGCGACACAGTGGCTTTTGTACGCCCATCTACTATGCAACGCTATGCTCAAGCTGTGATTAAAACGGCAAAACTGCTATCGAACAGGATTGTGGAAGTGACGCTAACGACACCAATTCAACACGATATTGAACTACAAAGCGATTGTCTTGAGAATATGACTTGTACGCCTGAGGTGGAGATTCGCAATTGTTATTTCACCCGAACAAGTACTCGTGGCATTTTGGTTACAACACCCCGACGAGCGATTATCAGTGAAAACGTGTTCTATAAAACAGGTATGAGTGCCATACTTATTGAGGGTGATGCTGCGGGTTGGTATGAATCTGGACCTGTAAAAGATGTTTTAATCGAAAATAATACATTCACTGATTGCGCAAATAATAACAATAATCACGCTGTAATTGAATTGAATCCATCGAATACGGATATCAATGAGAAACGCCCTGTGCATCAAAATGTGCGCATCATCAATAATCGTTTCACCAGTTATGGGCAGACTATTCTATCGGCTAAGAGCACTTCTAACTTGGTTTTCCGTAACAATGAGATGACTATGTATCGCAAATCGTCTGACACTTCCTCTAAATGGTTCTCGTTAAATGGTTGCAGTAAGGTGAAATTCAAGGCAAATCAGCTACTTGTTAGGAAGCCTATAGAGTACTCTTGCAGACTGCAATAG
- a CDS encoding transporter produces MGLIKFIKTWTLPLSITIGAVIYLIFAFTPCLLSAAMLFAPFFNAILPLFMFLVLFVTFCKVDFKKLRVTRWHGYALVAQFSIILFLLALTLLWGKSGSRLVFCESILICVICPCATAAAVVTQKLGGSIEEMTTYTFVSNFFSSILIPVCLPLVDNSLHISFLSAFLKILYQVLLVLVLPMFLAYVVKKSMKNIHRKIVSVKDLSYYLWACSLLIVSGTTIKNIVHAQTGVLFLLLIAVAGLVVCFVQFMVGRSIGLRFNRRLEAGQGLGQKNTAFAIWIANAYLTPLSTVGPGCYILWQNIINSIEIARYDKQIQRSAQRAVQ; encoded by the coding sequence ATGGGTTTAATAAAGTTTATAAAGACATGGACCTTGCCCCTGTCTATCACCATTGGGGCTGTTATTTATCTTATTTTTGCCTTCACTCCTTGTTTGTTGAGTGCGGCAATGCTGTTTGCGCCTTTCTTTAATGCAATCCTTCCGCTGTTCATGTTCTTAGTTCTCTTCGTTACATTCTGTAAAGTCGACTTCAAAAAACTGCGTGTAACACGCTGGCATGGCTATGCTCTTGTGGCACAATTCAGCATCATTCTCTTTCTTTTAGCACTCACATTGCTGTGGGGAAAAAGTGGTTCTAGGCTCGTATTTTGCGAGTCTATTCTTATATGTGTTATCTGTCCGTGCGCCACAGCCGCTGCTGTTGTCACCCAAAAGTTGGGCGGAAGCATCGAAGAAATGACCACCTATACTTTCGTTTCTAACTTTTTTTCATCAATACTCATTCCCGTTTGCCTGCCATTGGTAGACAATAGTTTGCACATCAGCTTCCTATCAGCTTTCTTAAAGATACTCTATCAGGTGCTTTTGGTACTCGTTCTGCCTATGTTTTTGGCTTATGTAGTGAAGAAAAGCATGAAAAATATTCATCGAAAGATTGTGAGTGTGAAAGACCTTTCATATTATCTTTGGGCGTGTTCGTTGCTCATTGTGAGCGGAACAACCATTAAAAACATTGTACATGCACAGACAGGTGTGTTGTTTTTGTTGCTCATTGCAGTGGCAGGACTTGTTGTTTGCTTCGTACAATTTATGGTAGGAAGGTCGATAGGCTTGCGTTTTAATAGACGATTAGAGGCTGGTCAGGGTCTAGGACAGAAGAATACGGCATTCGCAATATGGATTGCTAACGCCTATTTAACACCCCTTTCAACCGTAGGACCAGGCTGTTACATTCTTTGGCAGAATATTATTAACAGTATAGAGATTGCACGTTACGACAAACAAATACAGAGAAGTGCCCAAAGAGCAGTGCAATAG